A part of Marinobacter psychrophilus genomic DNA contains:
- the yidD gene encoding membrane protein insertion efficiency factor YidD encodes MRQLLLMPIRFYQYCLSPMLPSRCRYYPTCSDYAAQAITQHGAAKGSLLALKRLLRCHPWGSSGYDPVPGTCSAKHHQVSTTHKPRQ; translated from the coding sequence ATGCGCCAGCTTTTGCTGATGCCAATTCGTTTTTACCAGTATTGCCTTAGCCCGATGCTGCCCAGCCGCTGCCGTTATTACCCCACCTGTTCAGATTACGCTGCCCAAGCTATTACCCAGCACGGCGCCGCCAAAGGCTCTTTGCTCGCACTAAAACGCTTGCTGCGGTGTCATCCATGGGGGAGTTCCGGTTATGATCCGGTTCCCGGCACCTGTTCTGCCAAGCACCATCAAGTTTCAACAACTCACAAACCCAGACAGTAA